In Oncorhynchus nerka isolate Pitt River linkage group LG21, Oner_Uvic_2.0, whole genome shotgun sequence, the following are encoded in one genomic region:
- the LOC115104228 gene encoding hemoglobin embryonic subunit alpha-like gives MSLSVKDKAIVKAFFGKVAGRAEDVGNEALSRTLVVYPQTKTYFSHWKDLSPGSAPVRKHGGTVMGGVLGAIEKIDDLSAGLLTLSELHAFMLRVDPANFKIFNHNMLVTLAMMFPDDFTPEVHVATDKFLAQLALALSEKYR, from the exons ATGAGTCTCTCCGTTAAGGACAAGGCAATTGTCAAGGCCTTTTTTGGCAAGGTTGCCGGCAGGGCAGAGGATGTTGGCAACGAGGCACTTTCCAG GACGCTGGTGGTGTACCCCCAGACCAAGACATATTTCTCCCACTGGAAGGACCTGAGCCCCGGTTCTGCCCCGGTCAGGAAGCACGGTGGGACCGTCATGGGAGGCGTCCTGGGTGCCATTGAGAAGATTGACGACCTTAGTGCTGGTCTTCTTACCCTCAGCGAGTTGCACGCCTTCATGTTGAGAGTGGATCCTGCCAACTTCAAG ATCTTCAACCACAACATGCTGGTGACGCTGGCCATGATGTTCCCTGACGATTTCACCCCTGAGGTGCACGTGGCCACTGACAAGTTTCTGGCCCAGTTGGCCCTGGCTCTGTCTGAGAAGTACCGTTAG
- the LOC115104223 gene encoding hemoglobin embryonic subunit alpha-like has protein sequence MAPVVSYVIETARMSLTAKDKQIVTAFFGKVSGKAEDIGNEALSRTLVVYPQTKTYFSHWTDLSPGSAPVKKHGLTVMGGVLDAVTKIDDLTGGLLTLSELHAFTLRVDPANFKIINHNILVVLAMMFPADFTPEVHVSVDKFLAKLALALSEKYR, from the exons ATGGCACCAGTAGTATCTTACGTCATAGAAACCGCTAGAATGAGTCTCACAGCCAAGGACAAACAGATCGTGACAGCCTTTTTTGGAAAGGTGTCTGGCAAAGCAGAGGATATCGGAAATGAGGCTCTCTCTAG GACCCTGGTGGTGTACCCCCAGACCAAGACCTACTTCTCCCACTGGACGGACCTGAGCCCCGGCTCTGCTCCCGTCAAGAAGCACGGTCTGACCGTCATGGGAGGCGTCCTGGATGCCGTGACCAAGATCGACGACCTGACCGGTGGTCTTCTGACCCTCAGCGAGCTGCACGCCTTCACCCTGCGTGTGGATCCCGCCAACTTCAAG ATCATCAACCACAACATTCTGGTGGTGCTAGCCATGATGTTCCCTGCTGACTTTACCCCTGAGGTACACGTGTCTGTGGACAAGTTCCTCGCCAAGTTGGCCCTGGCCCTTTCCGAGAAGTATCGTTAA
- the LOC115104221 gene encoding hemoglobin subunit beta-like, translating into MVQWTDFERQTIQSIFGKMDYDDVGPAALSRCLIVYPWTQRYFGNFGNLSNAAAIQGNPKVAAHGKTVLQGMVLAVKNMDNIKATFTELSVLHSEKLRVDPDNFRLLADCLTIVVAARMGAAFTADVQGAFQKFLAVVVSSLCRQYY; encoded by the exons ATGGTTCAGTGGACAGACTTCGAGCGCCAAACAATCCAGAGCATCTTCGGGAAGATGGACTACGATGACGTGGGTCCCGCGGCTCTTTCCAG GTGTCTGATCGTGTACCCCTGGACCCAGAGGTATTTTGGTAACTTCGGAAACCTCTCCAACGCCGCTGCCATCCAGGGAAACCCCAAGGTCGCCGCTCACGGAAAGACGGTCCTGCAAGGAATGGTCTTGGCTGTCAAGAACATGGATAACATCAAGGCCACCTTCACAGAGCTGAGCGTGCTGCACTCCGAGAAACTGCGCGTGGATCCCGACAACTTCCGG CTGCTGGCTGACTGCCTTACTATTGTCGTTGCTGCGAGAATGGGTGCTGCCTTCACCGCTGACGTCCAGGGTGCTTTCCAGAAGTTCCTAGCCGTCGTGGTGAGCTCCCTGTGCAGACAGTACTACTAG